The window GTGTAGGTACCGCTTTTCACACCGCCAATCGTCAACTCGATGTTGTTGCCTTCCGCAGGACTTGCCTGGGTTACCGTGAGGGTGGCGGTGGGCATCACCGCCGGAGTCAAGGCTTCATACACCGTGTCCTGAATGACGATGGTCAACCCGCAAATCTTGGTCAACTCACCATCGGCATAGACCACAAAACCGGTGTCTCTGGCGGACTCCCCGCGGGCAAGCACCTGCTTGTTCTTGCTCAGGTAGCCCCTCATGGTGCTGGTCATCATAATGTGGGTAGGCTGAACCTTGCCGTCATCCCGGATAACCTGCTTCATGGCTTCAATATCGTCCACAACAGGGGCGTCCGGATCATTCCATTGTTTGGCAGGAAGATTGGTCAGGATATGGCTGGCCGGGATCCCGGCATCGACAGAGACGGTTTTTTGGGTCCGGGGGTCGGTATAGTTCACGCCGCCCTGCAGCATCTGACAACGCAGGAAGTCAAAAAGCAGGTCGTTCCTGGCAACATAACGCTTGGTCTCATCCGCAATGTACTGTCGGCCATAGCGTTCATTCAGGGTTCCCGGCTGCCGCAGGTTGTTCAGGGTATCGGTCGCCACATGAAATGTCTCCCGGCCATAAATGGGCTCCTTGGCGGTCTTTTCCACCGTGCGGTTCTCTCCCAGTACGTCCGGTTTATTGGGGTCGACGATGGAGGCCATTCCGGCACCGCCGTACACCTTTTCAATTTCCACTTTTTTCACCGGTACGTTCCGACTGGGGAAGAAGATGCCCACGTTGGATTGGTAGTTTTCAAAAGTCTGGGCCAGTTCCGTTAAAACGACGGAGTCTAGCGTTTGAATATCAGCAGGCACAGGCAAAAGTTTCACGCTCCTTTTATTTTCATGACGCATTGAAAGCCCTTTTAAGGGGGCTTGTTTCTTCTGGAGGTTGGTAGACACAGGGGAGCAAAAGATAACGCAAAATAACGGGAACTAACACGGTTATAACGGATTTATAACAACTAGTTATATCGCTATTTCTTGTTCAACTCCGGAACCACGTCTCCATACAGATCCTTTGCTGTGGCTCCGGTCTTTTGGCTGGACTGGAATCCAAGCTGGGCCAGCTTCACCCGGTGTTCCTGGGGCAGTGCCTCCAGGGCTTCCAGCACCATGTCCCCCATGGATTTTTCCTGACCGTCGGCCAGTTTGACCTTGGCACCGGTCTGCTCTGCCAGCAGGACGGGACGGATTTTTTCGCACATCGCAGGGGGGATTCCCTTGGCCACCATTTCAGTGAGCTTCCGGTCCACTTCCGTTTCCCTGGCTCTCAGTACCTGATCACTCAATTGCTGCCGGGTGGCCGTCAGTTCGGATTCAAGCTGAGATACCTTGGTCAACTGCTGTTTCTGTTCCTCGG is drawn from Desulforamulus ruminis DSM 2154 and contains these coding sequences:
- a CDS encoding major capsid protein, whose protein sequence is MKLLPVPADIQTLDSVVLTELAQTFENYQSNVGIFFPSRNVPVKKVEIEKVYGGAGMASIVDPNKPDVLGENRTVEKTAKEPIYGRETFHVATDTLNNLRQPGTLNERYGRQYIADETKRYVARNDLLFDFLRCQMLQGGVNYTDPRTQKTVSVDAGIPASHILTNLPAKQWNDPDAPVVDDIEAMKQVIRDDGKVQPTHIMMTSTMRGYLSKNKQVLARGESARDTGFVVYADGELTKICGLTIVIQDTVYEALTPAVMPTATLTVTQASPAEGNNIELTIGGVKSGTYTAVAGDTAAKVAANLANFINGNPAMPVVATVAAAVITLTPKDHLKNQSIVLTATGNITQTITGSPLNVATGGLVKTVTKLLPDHKVVLACLEFAGEPLGRTDFVIGEHPEGKPGIWSRAVDSVPPNPPGAYVQVGRAGMPYLRHPDWVVVRTVMSA